The following proteins are encoded in a genomic region of Arcobacter suis CECT 7833:
- a CDS encoding PAS domain-containing protein: MSAGQETILDDYAFLVSETDAKGNILFANNDFCKIAEYTLDELIGKPHSMVRHKDMPKIAFKSLWDTVQKGEVWTGYVKNATKSGGYYWVFATVYPFESCDGEKGYMSCRRKASEAEINAAVELYKQWNKEERK, from the coding sequence ATGTCAGCAGGACAAGAAACAATATTAGATGATTATGCTTTTTTAGTTAGTGAAACTGATGCTAAAGGAAATATTCTTTTTGCAAATAATGATTTTTGTAAAATTGCAGAATATACTTTAGACGAATTAATTGGAAAACCTCATAGTATGGTAAGACATAAAGATATGCCTAAAATTGCATTTAAATCTTTATGGGATACGGTTCAAAAAGGTGAAGTTTGGACAGGTTATGTAAAAAATGCAACAAAATCTGGTGGTTATTATTGGGTTTTTGCAACGGTTTATCCTTTTGAATCTTGTGATGGAGAAAAAGGATATATGTCATGCAGAAGAAAAGCTTCAGAAGCAGAAATAAATGCAGCCGTAGAACTTTATAAACAATGGAATAAAGAAGAGAGAAAGTAA
- the def gene encoding peptide deformylase, producing the protein MIREVITYPNKLLRLKSKDVEQFDIELHTLLDDMYDTMMAQGGVGLAAIQIAIPLNVLIINLPNEEDIQEIDELIEAINPVIIQKNGTQVFTEGCLSVPGFSEDVTRAQHIIVEYFDRNGNKQIMECEDFLAVAWQHEMEHLSGHLFIENLSIIKRKKFEKEWKKRTKDKK; encoded by the coding sequence ATGATTAGAGAAGTTATAACTTATCCCAATAAATTACTTCGATTAAAATCAAAGGATGTGGAGCAATTCGACATTGAATTGCACACTCTTTTAGATGATATGTATGATACTATGATGGCACAAGGTGGTGTTGGACTAGCTGCTATTCAAATTGCAATTCCTTTAAATGTTTTAATTATAAATCTGCCAAATGAAGAAGATATTCAAGAAATAGATGAATTAATTGAGGCAATTAATCCAGTGATTATTCAAAAAAATGGAACTCAAGTTTTTACAGAAGGATGTTTGAGTGTTCCTGGATTTAGTGAAGATGTAACAAGAGCGCAACATATCATAGTTGAATATTTTGATAGAAATGGAAATAAACAAATAATGGAATGTGAAGATTTTTTAGCAGTTGCTTGGCAACATGAAATGGAACATCTTTCAGGTCATTTATTTATTGAAAATTTATCAATAATCAAAAGAAAAAAATTTGAAAAAGAGTGGAAAAAAAGGACAAAAGATAAAAAGTAA
- the clpP gene encoding ATP-dependent Clp endopeptidase proteolytic subunit ClpP, translated as MSYIPYVVEKTGRGERSYDIYSRLLKDRIIMLSGEINDAVASTVVAQLLFLEAEDPDKDIYLYINSPGGVITSGMSIYDTMNYIKPDVCTICIGQAASMGAFLLSSGTKGKRYSLPNSRIMIHQPSGGARGQSTDIQIQAKEIQRMKDSLNAIIAAQTGQDIEKVEKDTDRDNFMSSDEACTYGLIDEVIAKHK; from the coding sequence ATGAGTTATATACCATATGTAGTTGAAAAAACAGGAAGAGGGGAGAGAAGTTACGATATTTATTCAAGACTTCTTAAAGATAGAATTATTATGTTAAGTGGAGAGATAAATGATGCAGTAGCTTCAACAGTTGTTGCACAGTTACTTTTCTTAGAAGCTGAAGATCCAGATAAAGATATCTATTTATATATCAACTCTCCAGGTGGAGTAATTACAAGTGGTATGTCAATTTATGATACTATGAATTATATCAAACCAGATGTTTGTACTATTTGTATAGGACAAGCGGCTTCTATGGGAGCGTTTTTATTAAGTTCTGGAACAAAAGGAAAAAGATACTCTTTACCAAATTCTAGAATAATGATTCACCAACCGTCAGGTGGAGCAAGAGGTCAATCTACTGATATTCAGATTCAAGCGAAAGAGATTCAAAGAATGAAAGATAGTTTAAATGCAATTATTGCTGCACAAACTGGTCAAGATATTGAAAAAGTTGAAAAAGATACAGATAGAGATAATTTCATGAGTTCAGATGAAGCTTGTACTTATGGATTAATTGACGAAGTTATAGCAAAGCATAAATAA
- the tig gene encoding trigger factor, whose translation MEFSANRVDSANAVITATIAKEVVESNLDKVAKQAAKTMNVQGFRKGKVPVAVVKQRFADKLREDAEAEALRTVLGEALKELNIANADLIGEPTISKFDKKEDGSIDIEISVACKPTIDLGDYKSLIPAVEDKAVDVKEIDARLEEIAKSSAPLEKLSRKRAVKDGDHAVIDFEGFVNGVAFDGGKAEKYPLHVGSGSFIPGFEEQVIGMKYEEQKDVVVTFPTSYQAKDLAGKEATFKVTLHEIQEKVAAELNDEFAQRMLPGEENVTIDTLREKIKEQMKSEVMRKYYTEELKPAYLETLVERIEFALPNSVVDQEINYALNNKVRSMSEDEINTLRENESKVEEMRNELKEDAVNSVKATFIIDALAKAENVQVSDQEVMQVLYYEAMQMGQNPQEIVKQYQEAGYLPAIKMSMIEEKVISKLLDEKLGK comes from the coding sequence ATGGAATTTAGCGCAAACAGAGTTGATAGTGCAAATGCGGTAATAACTGCAACTATTGCAAAAGAAGTAGTAGAATCAAATCTAGATAAAGTAGCAAAACAAGCTGCTAAAACAATGAATGTTCAAGGTTTTAGAAAAGGAAAAGTTCCTGTAGCTGTTGTAAAACAAAGATTTGCTGACAAATTAAGAGAAGATGCAGAAGCAGAAGCTTTAAGAACAGTTTTAGGTGAAGCTTTAAAAGAATTAAATATTGCAAATGCTGATTTAATTGGTGAACCAACAATCTCTAAATTTGACAAAAAAGAAGATGGTTCTATTGATATAGAAATTTCTGTTGCTTGCAAACCAACTATTGATTTAGGTGATTATAAATCTTTAATTCCAGCAGTTGAAGATAAAGCTGTAGATGTAAAAGAGATTGATGCTAGATTAGAAGAGATTGCTAAATCTTCAGCTCCATTAGAAAAACTTAGTAGAAAAAGAGCTGTAAAAGATGGAGATCATGCAGTTATTGATTTTGAAGGTTTTGTTAATGGTGTTGCATTTGACGGTGGAAAAGCAGAAAAATATCCATTACATGTAGGATCAGGTTCATTTATTCCAGGATTTGAAGAACAAGTAATTGGTATGAAATATGAAGAACAAAAAGATGTTGTTGTAACTTTCCCTACATCTTATCAAGCTAAAGATTTAGCTGGAAAAGAAGCAACATTTAAAGTAACTTTACATGAAATTCAAGAAAAAGTTGCAGCTGAATTAAATGATGAATTTGCACAAAGAATGTTACCAGGTGAAGAAAATGTAACAATTGATACTTTAAGAGAAAAAATTAAAGAGCAAATGAAATCTGAAGTTATGAGAAAATATTATACAGAAGAATTAAAACCTGCATATTTAGAAACTTTAGTTGAGAGAATAGAATTTGCATTACCAAATTCTGTAGTTGATCAAGAGATTAACTATGCTTTAAATAATAAAGTAAGATCAATGAGCGAAGATGAAATCAATACTTTACGAGAGAATGAATCTAAAGTTGAAGAAATGAGAAATGAATTAAAAGAAGATGCAGTTAATTCTGTAAAAGCTACATTCATTATTGATGCACTAGCAAAAGCTGAAAATGTACAAGTATCTGATCAAGAAGTTATGCAAGTTCTTTATTATGAGGCAATGCAAATGGGACAAAATCCACAAGAGATTGTAAAACAATATCAAGAAGCTGGATACCTACCTGCAATTAAAATGTCTATGATTGAAGAGAAAGTTATATCTAAATTATTAGATGAAAAATTAGGAAAATAA
- the ppk2 gene encoding polyphosphate kinase 2 — MNLGDFERTNYSGLYVSKEAHPEFGNKYIARFQHDKKRYVKVLGFTKKDNLTKKDAISLLEAFKNSVLFKPEIKVDEKIKLQEKKLVVKDNEVLKKLKEENEFLKSILGNYEKLNSHVLTEGIQKIYDLEALKKYQIELIKLQNYLEKENKRMIILFEGRDASGKGGAIRRITRYMNNKHYRVVALGKPTETQKNQWFLQRYIERFPTGGEIVLFDRSWYNRAMVEPIFGFCTPEEHEIFMEDIVNFEQDLVRQGMILIKLYFSVSKEEQKRRFDRRIEDPLRQWKFSEVDMQAQDLWDEFSEKKYEMLRRTTSRSAPWHIVRSDDKHKARLEAMKIILNSVDYDGRNYSLDFDANEEINISVQKELLQMRKSKDY; from the coding sequence ATGAATTTAGGTGATTTTGAAAGAACAAATTATAGTGGATTATATGTTTCAAAAGAAGCTCATCCAGAGTTTGGAAATAAATATATAGCAAGATTTCAACATGATAAAAAAAGATATGTAAAAGTTTTAGGATTTACTAAAAAAGACAATTTAACAAAAAAAGATGCTATTTCTTTGTTAGAAGCCTTTAAAAATTCTGTTTTATTTAAACCAGAAATAAAAGTTGATGAAAAAATAAAATTACAGGAAAAAAAATTGGTAGTTAAAGATAATGAAGTTTTAAAAAAATTAAAAGAAGAAAATGAATTTTTAAAATCAATTTTAGGTAATTATGAAAAATTAAATTCTCATGTTTTAACAGAAGGAATTCAAAAAATTTATGATTTAGAAGCTTTGAAAAAATATCAAATAGAGTTAATTAAACTTCAAAATTATCTAGAAAAAGAGAATAAAAGAATGATTATTCTTTTTGAAGGAAGAGATGCTTCAGGAAAAGGTGGAGCTATTAGAAGAATTACTAGATATATGAATAATAAACACTATAGAGTAGTTGCGTTAGGAAAACCTACAGAAACTCAAAAAAATCAGTGGTTTTTACAAAGATATATAGAGCGTTTCCCAACAGGTGGAGAGATAGTTTTATTTGATAGATCTTGGTATAACAGAGCTATGGTTGAGCCAATTTTTGGATTTTGTACACCAGAAGAACATGAAATTTTTATGGAAGATATTGTAAATTTTGAACAAGATTTAGTAAGACAAGGAATGATTTTAATCAAACTTTATTTTTCAGTTTCAAAAGAAGAACAAAAAAGAAGATTTGATAGAAGAATTGAAGATCCATTAAGACAATGGAAATTTTCAGAAGTTGATATGCAAGCTCAAGATTTATGGGATGAATTTTCAGAAAAAAAATATGAAATGTTAAGAAGAACAACTTCAAGAAGTGCTCCTTGGCATATTGTAAGAAGTGATGATAAACATAAAGCAAGACTTGAAGCAATGAAGATTATTTTAAATTCTGTTGATTATGATGGAAGAAATTATTCTTTAGATTTTGATGCAAATGAAGAGATAAATATCTCTGTTCAAAAAGAACTTCTACAAATGAGAAAATCAAAAGATTATTAA
- the ppk2 gene encoding polyphosphate kinase 2 — protein MEVIDSKDSLKHNFKNKSREREKLAHKSEDGVEKVQIWVRKETLEYEKELTKLQIELLKFQNHVKEEGLKVLMIFEGRDAAGKGGTIKRITEHLNPRGARVVALEKPSDIERTQWYFQRYTQHLPSAGEIVFFDRSWYNRAGVEPVMGFCTTEEHHEFLREVPEFEKMLVKSGVILLKFYFSVSKKEQAKRFKKREIDPLKQYKLSPVDKESQNLWDKYTIAKFSMLMASNTDVAPWTVIRSDNKKRARLNCIRYILSNVEYKNKTEEKEFLKIDKEILISGTTEIENMEQDNKLARLS, from the coding sequence ATGGAAGTTATAGATAGCAAAGATTCTTTAAAACATAATTTTAAAAATAAATCTAGAGAAAGAGAAAAACTAGCTCACAAGAGTGAAGATGGTGTAGAAAAAGTTCAGATTTGGGTTAGGAAAGAGACTTTAGAGTATGAAAAAGAGTTAACAAAACTTCAAATAGAACTTTTGAAATTTCAAAATCATGTAAAAGAAGAAGGTCTAAAAGTTCTAATGATTTTTGAAGGTAGAGATGCTGCTGGAAAAGGTGGAACTATAAAAAGAATTACAGAACATCTTAATCCTAGGGGTGCTAGAGTTGTTGCCTTAGAAAAGCCAAGTGATATTGAAAGAACACAATGGTATTTTCAAAGATATACTCAGCATCTTCCAAGTGCTGGTGAAATTGTATTTTTTGATAGATCTTGGTACAACAGAGCAGGGGTTGAACCTGTAATGGGATTTTGTACAACAGAAGAACACCATGAATTTTTAAGGGAAGTTCCAGAGTTTGAAAAAATGTTAGTAAAATCTGGAGTTATTTTATTGAAATTTTATTTTTCAGTTTCAAAAAAAGAACAAGCAAAAAGATTTAAAAAAAGAGAAATAGATCCTTTAAAACAATATAAACTTTCACCTGTAGATAAAGAATCACAAAATTTGTGGGATAAATATACAATAGCAAAATTTTCTATGTTGATGGCTTCAAATACAGACGTTGCCCCATGGACTGTAATTAGAAGTGATAATAAAAAAAGAGCTAGATTAAATTGTATTAGATATATATTGTCTAATGTTGAATATAAAAATAAAACAGAAGAAAAAGAATTTCTTAAAATAGATAAAGAGATATTAATAAGTGGTACAACTGAGATTGAGAATATGGAACAGGACAATAAATTAGCGAGGTTATCTTAG
- the nspC gene encoding carboxynorspermidine decarboxylase, whose protein sequence is MKTNNIIVDSFDKLPSPSYVCEEKLLENNLKLLKRIQDEADVNILLALKGFALWSTFDLCKKYLKGCCASGLHEAILAKEEFGGEVHTYSAAFKDDEIDEIISISNHVVFNSFNQLKRYKDKAFGKTSLGIRLNPEYSSVEVDLYNPCAPFSRMGTTKANFDESQLEYLDGFHFHALCEQNVDALEGALAAFEDKFSQYFDKLKWVNFGGGHHITRVDYDVEGLIKLLKDFKSRYPHLKVYLEPGEAIGWQTGYLVGTVLDVINNGMDLVILDTSAEAHMPDTLAMPYRAMIRNSGLAGEKKYTYRLGGNTCLAGDIIGDYSFDEPLEVGDKIIFEDMIHYTMVKTTTFNGIKLPSIVIKHDENSYQIVKNFGYNDYKMRLS, encoded by the coding sequence TTGAAGACTAATAATATAATAGTAGATAGTTTTGACAAACTACCAAGCCCAAGTTATGTATGTGAAGAAAAACTTTTAGAAAATAATCTAAAACTTCTAAAAAGAATCCAAGATGAAGCAGACGTAAATATTCTTTTAGCATTAAAAGGTTTTGCTTTATGGTCAACTTTTGATTTATGCAAAAAATATTTAAAAGGTTGTTGTGCATCAGGACTTCATGAAGCAATTTTGGCAAAAGAGGAATTCGGTGGAGAAGTTCATACTTATTCTGCTGCTTTTAAAGATGATGAAATTGATGAAATAATATCAATATCAAATCATGTGGTTTTTAACTCTTTTAATCAACTAAAAAGATATAAAGATAAAGCCTTTGGAAAAACATCATTGGGGATTAGATTAAATCCTGAATATTCAAGCGTTGAAGTAGATTTATATAATCCTTGTGCACCGTTTTCAAGAATGGGAACTACAAAGGCAAATTTTGATGAGTCGCAATTGGAGTATTTAGATGGGTTTCATTTTCATGCTCTTTGTGAACAAAATGTTGATGCACTTGAGGGTGCATTAGCAGCTTTTGAAGATAAATTCTCTCAATATTTCGATAAATTAAAATGGGTAAATTTTGGAGGTGGTCATCATATTACAAGAGTTGATTATGATGTTGAGGGTTTAATAAAACTATTAAAAGATTTTAAATCAAGATACCCACATTTAAAAGTTTATCTAGAACCAGGTGAAGCTATTGGTTGGCAAACTGGTTATTTAGTGGGAACTGTTCTTGATGTAATAAATAATGGTATGGATTTAGTTATTTTAGACACATCAGCAGAAGCTCACATGCCTGATACTTTAGCTATGCCATATCGAGCGATGATTAGAAACTCAGGTCTTGCAGGTGAAAAAAAATACACTTATAGACTTGGTGGAAATACTTGTTTAGCAGGTGATATTATCGGTGATTACTCTTTTGATGAACCTTTAGAAGTAGGAGATAAAATCATTTTTGAAGATATGATTCATTATACGATGGTAAAAACAACTACATTTAATGGAATAAAATTACCATCAATTGTAATAAAACATGATGAAAATAGTTATCAAATTGTAAAAAACTTTGGTTATAATGATTACAAAATGAGACTTTCATAG
- the rd gene encoding rubredoxin, translating to MQKYICTICDYIYDPEIGDPDSGIVAGTAFEDLPQDWECPDCGVSKEDFEPLED from the coding sequence ATGCAAAAATATATTTGTACAATTTGTGATTATATTTATGACCCAGAAATAGGTGATCCAGATTCTGGAATTGTTGCAGGAACTGCATTTGAAGATTTACCACAAGATTGGGAATGCCCAGATTGTGGTGTAAGTAAAGAGGATTTTGAGCCACTTGAAGACTAA
- a CDS encoding saccharopine dehydrogenase family protein has product MSKKGILIIGAGGVSRVATVKCAMNIDTFEKITLASRTVSKCESMAADILKNQGVKIDVASVDADNVDELVKLIEKVNPKLVLNVALPYQDLTIMDACTKCKVDYVDTANYEHPDEAKFEYKLQWARDNQFKEAGIMALLGSGFDPGVTGVFCAYAQQNLFDEIHTIDIMDCNAGDHGYKFATNFNPEINLREVSANGRYWENGQWIETTPLEIRVDHDYPEVGVKPSYLLYHEELESLVKNIKGLKRIRFFMTFGDAYIQHMNCLQNVGMLGIEPVMHKGVMITPIEFLTTLLPDPASLGPRTVGKTNIGCIIEGIKDGKAKKVYIYNICDHQECYKETGAQAVSYTTGVPAMIGSKLLYKGIWKNKGVFNIEEFDAKPFMEELMTQGLPWKILEL; this is encoded by the coding sequence ATGAGCAAAAAAGGTATTTTAATTATTGGAGCAGGTGGAGTAAGTAGAGTTGCAACTGTAAAATGTGCAATGAATATTGACACTTTTGAAAAGATTACATTAGCATCAAGAACAGTTTCTAAATGTGAATCTATGGCTGCTGATATTTTAAAAAATCAAGGTGTAAAAATAGATGTAGCTTCTGTGGATGCTGACAATGTTGATGAATTAGTAAAATTAATAGAAAAAGTAAATCCAAAATTAGTTTTAAATGTAGCGTTACCTTATCAAGATTTAACAATTATGGACGCTTGTACTAAATGTAAAGTTGATTATGTAGATACTGCAAACTATGAACATCCAGACGAAGCTAAATTTGAATACAAATTACAATGGGCTAGAGATAATCAATTTAAAGAAGCTGGAATTATGGCTCTTTTAGGTTCTGGATTTGACCCAGGTGTTACTGGTGTATTTTGTGCATATGCTCAACAAAATCTTTTTGATGAAATTCACACTATAGATATTATGGATTGTAATGCAGGTGATCATGGATATAAATTTGCAACGAATTTTAATCCAGAAATCAACCTAAGGGAAGTATCTGCAAATGGTAGATATTGGGAAAATGGACAATGGATTGAAACAACTCCTTTAGAAATTAGAGTTGATCATGATTATCCAGAAGTTGGTGTTAAACCATCATATTTACTTTACCATGAAGAGTTAGAATCACTAGTAAAAAATATCAAAGGTTTAAAAAGAATTAGATTCTTTATGACATTTGGTGATGCTTATATTCAACATATGAATTGTTTACAAAATGTTGGAATGTTAGGAATAGAACCAGTTATGCATAAAGGTGTAATGATTACTCCAATTGAATTTTTAACTACATTATTACCAGACCCTGCAAGCCTTGGACCAAGAACTGTTGGTAAAACAAATATTGGTTGTATTATTGAAGGTATCAAAGATGGAAAAGCAAAAAAAGTTTACATCTACAATATTTGCGACCACCAAGAGTGTTACAAAGAAACAGGAGCTCAAGCTGTAAGTTATACTACAGGAGTTCCTGCAATGATTGGTTCTAAATTACTTTACAAAGGCATTTGGAAAAATAAAGGTGTATTTAACATAGAAGAATTTGATGCAAAACCATTTATGGAAGAATTAATGACTCAAGGTCTTCCTTGGAAAATTTTAGAGTTATAA
- a CDS encoding integrase arm-type DNA-binding domain-containing protein, whose protein sequence is MPKVVTPLNERKIINAKPKESNYTLTDGNGLQLLIKSSGVKIWEFVFTSPITKKRRKKTFGSYPIITLAKARTLKNEYLTLISNGIDPVE, encoded by the coding sequence ATGCCCAAAGTAGTTACACCTTTAAATGAAAGAAAAATTATAAATGCAAAACCTAAAGAATCAAATTACACTTTAACAGATGGAAATGGTTTACAATTATTAATAAAATCATCAGGTGTAAAAATTTGGGAATTTGTTTTCACTTCTCCAATAACCAAAAAAAGAAGAAAAAAGACTTTTGGTAGTTATCCTATTATTACCTTAGCAAAAGCAAGAACATTAAAAAATGAATACTTAACTCTTATATCTAATGGTATAGACCCTGTTGAATGA
- a CDS encoding DNA-methyltransferase, whose translation MANKSHFNKGHIALNKLKKDGQKHSSHIENESPKKTIHAIFTEDSVKFLKKIPDSSVQLILIDPPYNLDLDYWDTYDNYLEWAKQWLDEIFRILSDTGNCVIFGGFQYQDLKKGDLLEVLHYTRHHTKLRFVNLVIWYYKNGMSAHRFFANRHEEAIWLSKTKKYYFDLDSVRVPYAEEQKKAALRDKRLIPENIEKGKNPTNVWEIGRLNGNSKERVGHPTQKPIELIRRFVRGLSYEGSTVLDFFGGSGTTGRVCIEEGRNSIMIDTDDKIFSYFDEHIRNMDFSIKTIPYEIKKNPNIEMILEELALN comes from the coding sequence TTGGCTAATAAATCACATTTCAACAAAGGGCATATTGCTTTAAACAAGCTAAAAAAAGATGGACAGAAACATAGTTCACACATAGAAAATGAGTCACCAAAAAAAACAATACATGCAATTTTTACAGAAGATTCTGTGAAATTTCTTAAGAAAATTCCTGATTCATCTGTTCAACTAATATTAATTGATCCTCCATATAACTTAGATTTAGATTATTGGGATACATATGATAATTATTTAGAATGGGCAAAACAATGGTTAGATGAAATTTTTAGAATTTTATCAGATACAGGAAATTGTGTTATATTTGGTGGCTTTCAGTACCAAGACTTAAAGAAAGGTGATTTACTTGAAGTTCTTCATTATACAAGACATCATACAAAACTTAGATTTGTTAACCTTGTAATTTGGTATTATAAAAATGGTATGTCTGCTCACAGATTTTTTGCAAATAGGCATGAAGAAGCAATTTGGCTTAGTAAAACTAAGAAATATTATTTTGATTTAGATTCTGTACGTGTTCCATATGCAGAAGAACAAAAGAAAGCTGCTCTGAGGGATAAAAGACTAATACCAGAAAATATTGAAAAAGGAAAAAATCCTACTAATGTTTGGGAAATAGGTAGATTAAATGGAAATTCAAAAGAAAGAGTTGGACATCCTACTCAAAAACCTATAGAACTGATAAGAAGATTTGTAAGAGGTTTATCATATGAAGGCTCTACTGTATTAGACTTTTTTGGCGGTTCAGGAACAACAGGAAGAGTTTGTATTGAAGAAGGTCGAAATAGTATTATGATAGATACCGATGATAAAATTTTTTCATATTTTGATGAGCACATTAGAAATATGGATTTCTCTATAAAAACTATTCCATATGAAATCAAAAAGAATCCAAATATAGAAATGATTTTAGAAGAATTAGCTTTGAATTAA